The Ignavibacteriales bacterium genome has a window encoding:
- a CDS encoding glycosyltransferase family 4 protein, producing MKRLQKKVALVCFSHSLGGLELSTIRIAQAMKKKGVSTVVIVPHSSPLDQRAHEANLHVITITPHWKYGDIFAAFHLARVLRDQQIELVLLMQSSDIHLAAVASMITPQVKLVFYQQMNSRYNKRDIIHSWIYSKLSLWISLTQSMKEDVISFTCVPREKVKVVPLGTDLQQFDPSHYNKNEARTLFGLPHKGYTIGVLGRLDKLKGQHILLRAVPEVVKQHPNVMFLIAGDETAGEHGYKEYLLKLCRELDIERYVKYLPFTDDVPRLMAALDVFVLPSFSETFGLVVVEAMAMQRPIIATNAGGLPEIITNGRTGLLIRPRDATAVAWAIHRVLSDSALRLSLGHLAREEALRRYDIDSCVDSLLGSLATL from the coding sequence GTGAAAAGATTACAGAAAAAAGTAGCATTAGTATGTTTCTCCCATTCCCTTGGCGGGCTTGAGCTTTCTACTATTCGCATAGCACAAGCGATGAAGAAAAAAGGTGTTTCTACGGTCGTCATTGTTCCACATTCATCGCCGCTTGACCAACGAGCCCATGAAGCAAATCTTCATGTAATCACAATCACTCCTCATTGGAAATATGGAGATATCTTTGCTGCATTTCACCTTGCCCGCGTACTCAGGGATCAACAGATCGAACTGGTACTGCTCATGCAGTCAAGCGATATTCATCTTGCCGCCGTCGCATCAATGATAACGCCTCAAGTGAAGTTAGTGTTTTATCAACAAATGAATTCCCGTTATAACAAGCGTGATATTATACACTCATGGATATATTCAAAACTATCGCTCTGGATTTCCCTGACCCAGAGTATGAAAGAGGATGTAATTTCATTTACGTGTGTGCCTCGTGAGAAAGTAAAAGTAGTTCCTTTGGGCACTGATCTCCAGCAATTTGATCCATCACACTATAATAAAAATGAAGCACGAACATTATTCGGATTACCTCATAAAGGTTATACTATTGGAGTTCTAGGACGGCTCGACAAACTAAAAGGTCAGCATATATTGCTTCGTGCAGTACCGGAAGTTGTAAAGCAGCACCCCAATGTTATGTTTCTTATTGCAGGTGATGAAACCGCGGGTGAACATGGATACAAAGAATATTTATTGAAATTATGCCGCGAACTTGACATCGAGCGGTATGTGAAATATCTGCCCTTTACGGACGATGTTCCTCGTTTGATGGCAGCTCTTGACGTTTTTGTTCTTCCATCGTTTTCTGAGACATTCGGACTTGTGGTTGTTGAGGCAATGGCTATGCAGCGACCAATCATTGCGACGAATGCCGGTGGGTTGCCGGAGATTATTACAAACGGTAGGACGGGATTGCTTATAAGGCCACGCGATGCGACAGCGGTAGCATGGGCAATACACCGCGTGCTCAGTGACTCTGCTCTCCGTTTGTCGCTGGGTCATTTAGCTCGCGAGGAAGCTCTGAGGCGATACGACATTGATAGTTGTGTAGATTCTCTTCTCGGATCGCTTGCAACACTTTGA
- a CDS encoding response regulator transcription factor, translating into MKSPSTKRPIKRSTKRAEIWIVEDNIFFQKCLIELINSETDLKCSQSFNSCEKTLQQLELGTHPNIILLDIGLPGMSGLEGIQKFRQLAPSTQIIIITVHEDSDSIFQAICAGAAGYLLKESSGEKIIEAIRDVQKGGSPINAQIARKVLTAYAALNTPSPNYDLTNREREILLHMINGLTKKEIGEKLSLSHHTIDTHVRKIYDRLHVNKRSSAVAKALKQRIV; encoded by the coding sequence ATGAAAAGCCCCTCAACAAAACGACCTATCAAGCGGTCAACCAAAAGAGCAGAAATATGGATTGTTGAGGATAATATTTTCTTCCAAAAATGTCTTATTGAATTGATCAACTCTGAAACCGATTTAAAATGCAGCCAATCATTTAACTCTTGTGAGAAAACTCTTCAACAGTTGGAATTAGGTACGCATCCAAACATCATTTTATTGGATATCGGGTTGCCCGGTATGAGCGGGCTGGAAGGAATACAGAAATTTAGGCAGCTTGCTCCATCCACACAAATCATTATCATTACTGTGCACGAAGATAGTGACAGTATCTTTCAAGCCATCTGTGCCGGAGCCGCAGGCTACTTACTCAAAGAATCTTCGGGAGAGAAAATTATCGAGGCAATTCGCGATGTGCAAAAAGGCGGATCGCCTATTAACGCACAAATTGCACGAAAAGTTTTAACGGCGTACGCGGCATTAAACACACCTTCCCCCAATTATGATTTGACGAACCGCGAGAGGGAAATCCTTCTGCACATGATAAATGGTTTAACGAAAAAGGAAATCGGCGAGAAGCTTTCCCTCAGTCATCACACCATCGATACACACGTACGGAAAATCTATGACAGACTTCATGTCAACAAGCGCAGCAGTGCTGTCGCAAAAGCTCTGAAACAACGGATTGTCTAA
- a CDS encoding tetratricopeptide repeat protein has translation MKRIILICSLLSLCSFPMLAQDSKENADFKLAVNLYNDKLYDLALEQFQAFINLYPSTAQGVEAHFYLGLSQSKLGKHDEARFTFQNFALAYSDNSKAPEAWMNAAEEYAAMKNEREAAMAFERVKTFHPKSKFAPIALSKAADYYEQLGDKENTNRVLRMLTQEYTTAEVLPARLRIAEMLIVEGQYELARQECKRVADAANDAPLKARALLLLGQALAGLGRTSEAEEAISDVAKNFKSTSSYNKALFTLGVLKNLAGNTDDAMAAWKSLAEDSAKAPKQLRQDAYIEMAEANNHVRSYPRALALYERASEIRGVRNGEVLYKAGIAAEQTGDLTKAAQYYSRALNDSLGSVDRRALVVGAYKAAKITKNFTEAVRLVNDYRQQFSSDANLPRLLVEGARIANTELRDPKTAIDFCEWLRERYSASEWIDDATFELGEARIKAGDVDGAIDAFENLQRRYPSSEFVPDAQKQIRLIKAFDQRSKDASLQKLALLVGDVIAQKSKGNLAYRLAEIYFFDLKDYNLAAGQYAYALSVDLEDALRPSAWMKQAQSYELLALKEEKTSAREKEYISKAIAFYDSLAAYFPAGELTDQAVVAAFTLRLQLTEKPEDLRTLGTEFLSKSSGTRGRDIALLLLGDSYFSAKNYESAILTYKLLLEKYSDRETAPSAYYHLGMSLDGIMEKDSALQVIDRFLSHNPNHTYSAAAAAYLAKAAADSARLIKALGFFDLLEKRYFYSPLNSNIDIRKADAYFNAKDFKNAFDWYERGWKRMRSDFFAVTGDQNVERSIVFNLGACSEKLGNHAAAKKYYADYVTRDQATEKAGQAYYALASIAKAENDIDAATTYLQNVSRIAVKTGGQGASVALETAEMLFRNEKYSDAIVKYNAALSQTNNDSLKHYIQSRVIISYFRLDNIKEADKRAAEFVKTNDAGLLSYAAEFEFERGKYQVRKENFIKAKERFDNVVLSYRGAAVVPEALFWIAHVHELDQKMPEAVQLYDSLLRNFPNDGILPRARLSLGNAYYSMEQWDNASKQYRFILDNEERSPDLVPLAMSNLIMTYKEMELFDGALELTRKFIDRFPNDPDLIDKKIDMGVLYQKLGYYDQSILQLQSLIAAGNSDLEAELRYYIGEAYFYKGEYQQAVLEFLKVPYLVTKRGKIDWISTSYYMAGQSYEKTSKYDQAMTMYRQIVDRKDTDAQFKTAAQKEIDRVKAILKK, from the coding sequence ATGAAACGAATTATTTTGATATGTTCCCTCCTCAGTCTCTGTTCGTTTCCGATGCTTGCACAAGATTCGAAAGAGAACGCCGATTTCAAACTTGCCGTGAACCTCTATAATGACAAGTTATACGATCTGGCATTGGAACAATTCCAAGCATTTATCAACTTGTATCCTTCTACAGCACAAGGCGTTGAGGCACATTTCTATCTTGGACTGTCGCAATCCAAGCTTGGTAAACACGACGAAGCACGGTTCACCTTCCAAAATTTTGCTCTTGCATATTCTGACAACAGTAAAGCTCCTGAAGCGTGGATGAACGCCGCAGAGGAATATGCGGCTATGAAGAATGAGCGCGAGGCAGCAATGGCGTTCGAACGCGTTAAGACGTTTCATCCGAAGAGCAAGTTCGCACCGATTGCATTGTCAAAAGCAGCGGATTATTACGAACAGCTTGGCGATAAGGAAAATACGAACCGTGTTCTTCGCATGTTGACGCAAGAGTACACGACAGCCGAAGTCCTACCGGCGCGGCTAAGAATTGCGGAAATGCTTATTGTGGAAGGACAGTATGAACTAGCGCGTCAGGAATGTAAACGTGTTGCGGATGCAGCAAACGATGCACCGTTGAAGGCTCGCGCGTTGTTGCTGTTGGGCCAAGCTCTTGCAGGGTTAGGGAGAACTTCCGAAGCGGAGGAAGCAATCTCTGATGTCGCGAAGAATTTTAAATCCACCTCAAGCTATAACAAGGCGCTCTTCACGCTCGGTGTGTTGAAGAATCTCGCGGGCAATACAGATGATGCCATGGCAGCATGGAAATCGCTCGCAGAGGACAGTGCCAAAGCGCCGAAACAGTTGCGGCAAGATGCCTACATCGAAATGGCGGAGGCAAACAATCACGTTCGGTCATATCCGCGTGCGTTAGCCTTGTATGAACGAGCAAGCGAAATTCGAGGAGTGCGCAATGGGGAAGTGCTCTACAAAGCCGGCATTGCGGCAGAGCAGACGGGTGACCTCACAAAAGCGGCGCAGTATTATTCCCGTGCGCTCAATGATAGTCTTGGCAGTGTGGATCGACGGGCATTGGTCGTTGGTGCATATAAAGCTGCGAAGATAACGAAAAACTTCACCGAAGCTGTGCGATTGGTAAATGACTACCGCCAGCAATTTTCATCGGATGCGAATTTGCCGCGTCTTCTGGTTGAGGGTGCAAGGATAGCGAACACGGAACTGCGTGATCCAAAAACAGCCATCGATTTTTGCGAATGGCTGCGCGAACGTTATTCTGCGAGCGAATGGATTGATGATGCGACTTTTGAACTTGGTGAAGCGCGGATAAAAGCCGGCGATGTTGACGGAGCAATTGATGCCTTCGAAAATTTGCAAAGACGTTATCCGAGCAGCGAATTTGTTCCGGATGCACAAAAACAAATTCGTCTCATCAAAGCGTTCGATCAACGAAGTAAGGATGCAAGTCTGCAAAAACTTGCATTGCTGGTAGGGGATGTGATAGCACAGAAATCAAAAGGCAATCTTGCATACCGCCTTGCAGAAATCTACTTCTTTGATTTGAAAGATTACAATCTTGCCGCAGGGCAATACGCGTATGCACTCAGCGTCGATTTGGAAGATGCTCTCCGGCCTTCTGCGTGGATGAAACAAGCACAGTCCTATGAACTGCTTGCGCTGAAAGAGGAAAAAACGAGCGCACGAGAAAAAGAATATATTTCCAAAGCCATCGCGTTCTATGATTCACTGGCAGCATATTTTCCGGCAGGTGAACTCACAGATCAAGCTGTTGTGGCTGCATTTACACTCCGCTTGCAATTGACAGAGAAGCCGGAAGATTTGCGAACACTGGGAACAGAATTTTTGTCGAAGTCTTCTGGAACACGCGGAAGAGACATAGCGCTTCTCTTGCTGGGTGATTCATATTTTTCTGCGAAGAATTATGAAAGCGCAATCCTAACCTATAAACTTTTGTTGGAAAAATATTCAGATCGTGAGACAGCTCCATCCGCATATTATCACCTAGGCATGTCGCTCGATGGAATCATGGAAAAAGATTCCGCACTCCAAGTGATAGATCGATTTCTCTCCCATAATCCAAATCACACGTACAGCGCGGCTGCAGCGGCGTACCTCGCAAAAGCGGCAGCGGACAGCGCTCGATTAATCAAAGCGCTTGGTTTTTTTGATCTCCTGGAGAAACGATACTTTTACAGTCCGTTGAATTCGAATATTGATATACGAAAAGCAGACGCATATTTCAACGCGAAGGATTTCAAGAATGCTTTCGATTGGTATGAACGAGGATGGAAAAGAATGCGGTCGGATTTCTTCGCTGTGACCGGCGATCAGAACGTTGAGCGTTCCATAGTCTTCAACCTCGGAGCGTGCAGTGAAAAACTTGGCAATCACGCGGCGGCAAAGAAATATTATGCCGATTATGTAACGCGGGATCAGGCGACCGAGAAAGCCGGACAGGCGTACTATGCTCTTGCATCTATCGCGAAGGCAGAAAATGATATTGATGCTGCTACAACATATTTGCAGAATGTAAGTCGCATCGCAGTGAAGACAGGTGGACAAGGGGCATCGGTAGCGCTGGAAACAGCAGAAATGTTATTTCGGAATGAAAAATATTCCGATGCGATTGTGAAGTATAATGCGGCACTATCGCAAACAAACAATGATAGTCTGAAACACTACATCCAATCACGCGTGATTATATCATACTTCCGTCTTGATAATATAAAAGAAGCGGACAAACGTGCCGCGGAATTTGTAAAAACGAATGACGCAGGTTTGTTGAGCTATGCAGCAGAGTTTGAATTTGAGCGCGGCAAATATCAAGTCCGGAAGGAAAATTTCATAAAAGCGAAAGAGCGATTCGACAATGTCGTTCTTTCTTATCGAGGGGCTGCTGTTGTTCCTGAGGCGCTCTTCTGGATAGCGCATGTGCATGAGCTGGATCAAAAAATGCCTGAGGCAGTGCAGCTGTATGATTCTCTTCTGCGGAATTTTCCAAACGACGGTATTCTGCCGCGCGCGCGGCTGAGTCTTGGCAATGCATATTATAGTATGGAACAATGGGACAATGCTTCCAAACAGTACCGTTTCATTCTTGATAATGAAGAGCGCTCCCCCGATCTTGTTCCGCTTGCCATGAGCAATTTGATTATGACCTATAAGGAAATGGAGCTTTTCGACGGTGCATTAGAACTGACCCGCAAGTTCATCGATCGTTTTCCGAACGATCCGGATCTCATCGATAAAAAAATCGATATGGGTGTGCTCTATCAGAAGCTCGGATACTACGATCAATCGATTCTGCAATTGCAAAGTTTGATTGCAGCCGGCAACTCCGACCTTGAAGCGGAACTCCGGTATTACATTGGTGAAGCGTACTTCTACAAGGGAGAATATCAACAAGCTGTTTTAGAATTTCTGAAGGTACCATACCTGGTTACGAAACGAGGCAAAATTGATTGGATTTCAACTTCTTACTATATGGCGGGTCAATCGTATGAAAAAACATCCAAGTACGATCAGGCAATGACGATGTACAGGCAGATCGTCGATCGGAAAGATACTGATGCACAGTTTAAAACAGCAGCACAAAAAGAAATAGACCGCGTAAAAGCTATATTAAAAAAATAG
- a CDS encoding four helix bundle protein: MLRDRTKQFAIGIVRLVRIFPSNEESKIIGRQLMRSATSVAANYCAVCRARSKAEFIAKIGIVVEEADETVFWLEMITELNILSTEKTGDLLKEANELLAIFSASHQTVRGRR, encoded by the coding sequence ATATTAAGAGATCGAACAAAACAATTTGCTATTGGAATTGTTAGACTCGTTCGGATATTCCCGAGTAATGAAGAGAGTAAGATTATAGGAAGACAATTGATGCGTTCTGCAACATCTGTTGCTGCAAATTATTGTGCGGTTTGCAGAGCCCGTTCAAAAGCAGAATTCATTGCGAAAATTGGTATTGTTGTAGAAGAAGCTGATGAAACAGTGTTTTGGCTTGAAATGATAACAGAACTCAATATACTTTCCACAGAAAAGACGGGTGACTTGCTTAAGGAAGCAAATGAATTGCTTGCTATTTTCTCAGCCTCCCATCAAACAGTACGTGGTAGGAGATAA
- the obgE gene encoding GTPase ObgE codes for MQFIDEARISVKAGDGGNGCISFRHEKYIPKGGPDGGNGARGGSVIIRADRQLNTLLDFKYKRSYRAERGENGRGKDQGGKSGKDEVVKVPCGTLVRDAVKGKTIVDLLHDGDEFIIAQGGKGGRGNGEFATPTNQAPRFAEPGTPGEERELILELKLLADVGLVGFPNAGKSTLISVVSAAKPKIADYPFTTLTPNLGLVRYAEGNSFVIADIPGLIEGAHEGKGLGIQFIRHIERTRVLVFLIESISEDPKKDYHILLNELASYNPAIARKKKIVALTKMDIVHEADKKKLASIKFGRGVVTFSISAVTGEGLRELLGEMWKVLNKK; via the coding sequence ATGCAATTTATCGATGAAGCAAGAATTTCTGTCAAAGCAGGTGATGGCGGCAATGGGTGCATCAGCTTCCGGCATGAAAAATATATTCCGAAGGGCGGACCGGATGGCGGTAATGGCGCGCGCGGCGGTAGCGTTATTATCCGTGCGGACAGGCAGTTGAACACATTGCTTGATTTTAAATACAAACGAAGTTATCGAGCAGAACGCGGAGAGAATGGACGCGGAAAAGATCAGGGAGGAAAATCAGGGAAGGACGAAGTTGTTAAGGTGCCTTGCGGTACCTTGGTACGGGATGCAGTGAAAGGAAAGACCATTGTCGATTTGTTGCACGATGGCGATGAATTCATTATTGCGCAAGGTGGAAAAGGCGGGCGAGGGAATGGAGAGTTCGCTACACCTACGAATCAAGCGCCGCGGTTTGCTGAGCCTGGAACGCCGGGCGAGGAACGCGAACTGATTCTTGAACTCAAACTCCTTGCGGATGTCGGGCTTGTTGGCTTTCCGAATGCCGGCAAATCAACACTGATCTCAGTGGTATCTGCAGCCAAACCGAAAATTGCAGATTATCCTTTTACGACACTCACGCCGAATCTTGGTCTCGTCCGCTATGCGGAAGGAAATAGTTTTGTTATCGCCGATATTCCCGGCCTGATCGAAGGCGCACACGAGGGCAAGGGTCTTGGTATTCAATTTATCCGTCATATTGAACGCACACGCGTCCTTGTGTTCCTCATTGAATCCATCAGCGAAGATCCGAAAAAGGATTATCATATTCTTCTGAATGAACTTGCTTCCTACAATCCTGCAATTGCAAGAAAGAAAAAGATAGTTGCTCTTACCAAGATGGATATTGTTCATGAAGCGGATAAGAAGAAGCTTGCATCGATAAAATTCGGACGCGGCGTGGTGACGTTTTCTATTTCAGCGGTTACGGGAGAAGGACTCCGCGAACTGCTGGGCGAAATGTGGAAAGTGTTGAATAAGAAGTAG
- a CDS encoding ATP-binding protein has product MTSLRYKIGFSYVVIVVIGLATSAFAVYSFSNLRDTFSLMLHDNYESVRAAQNMFKALGRQENAQLSMLIQDNDAYFQFSTNRSNFFGWLEKAKQGNVNDREKIVLDRITQDSYRYTQLTDSLYRLLQMKRQTTAAAEFRTRLILPVAKSLQDGCFEYLEINQDAMTVTEEKLNQLTSDATVTVITISIVAVFLSIFTSIRFSRTILLPAEKLTRSVRSISSGQLNQKIDVNTDDEIGELSQEFNKMTERLRTYEQLNIQQLIVEKKKSETIVESIADPVIVTDQNGVLVLMNQAAAAVFDVRGADWHGKVLREVVGNQSWAEMLEFGGIRRIEQEHRDPLFAFTRNDLKLYFRPRQAHIMDEHGNIQGVVTLLQDVTRFKDLDRMKSEFIATVSHELRTPLTSLSMGIDILSQEVVGSVNQRQKDLLVAAKDDSERLRKLVKELLDLSKLESGKYEMKKELIDFRRLVADAVRPLRLPFEEKQIHLELAIPEHLHALSADPHQLTWVVTNLLSNALRYTDTGGKVQLTAKEEKDGLFVTVADTGHGIPQENLETVFDKFVQVKSSTETTPGSVGLGLAIAREVVEAHGGRIWVESQIGVGSTFFFTLPTVLQAEV; this is encoded by the coding sequence GTGACAAGTCTCCGTTATAAAATTGGTTTTAGTTATGTCGTTATTGTTGTTATCGGTTTGGCAACGAGCGCTTTTGCTGTCTATAGTTTTTCCAATCTCCGTGATACGTTTAGTCTCATGTTACATGATAACTATGAAAGCGTCCGCGCTGCGCAAAATATGTTTAAGGCTTTAGGTCGACAGGAAAATGCCCAGCTTTCGATGTTGATTCAAGATAATGATGCGTATTTTCAATTTAGCACGAATCGATCAAATTTTTTCGGATGGTTGGAAAAAGCAAAACAAGGCAATGTGAATGATCGAGAAAAAATAGTCCTGGACCGGATCACCCAGGATTCTTATCGATATACCCAGCTTACTGATTCGTTGTATCGTCTCTTGCAAATGAAAAGACAGACAACCGCTGCAGCCGAATTCAGAACGAGATTAATTCTTCCTGTCGCGAAATCGTTGCAGGATGGATGCTTCGAGTATCTCGAAATTAATCAAGATGCAATGACGGTGACCGAAGAAAAATTAAACCAGCTGACCAGCGATGCAACTGTCACGGTCATTACGATTTCTATCGTAGCAGTATTTCTGAGTATCTTCACAAGTATACGATTTTCGCGGACTATTCTTTTACCGGCAGAGAAACTGACTCGTTCTGTCCGCAGTATCAGTAGCGGTCAGCTGAATCAAAAAATCGATGTGAACACAGACGATGAGATTGGAGAGCTGAGTCAAGAATTCAACAAGATGACGGAACGCTTGAGAACCTATGAGCAATTAAATATCCAACAGCTCATTGTGGAGAAGAAAAAATCCGAGACGATTGTAGAAAGTATTGCCGACCCGGTTATCGTGACGGATCAGAACGGAGTCCTTGTTCTGATGAATCAAGCCGCGGCGGCTGTCTTCGATGTCCGTGGAGCCGATTGGCATGGGAAAGTTTTGCGCGAAGTCGTCGGCAATCAAAGCTGGGCAGAGATGCTGGAATTCGGCGGCATCCGGCGCATAGAACAGGAGCACCGCGATCCGCTTTTCGCATTCACACGCAACGATCTGAAATTATACTTCCGGCCGCGTCAAGCGCACATTATGGATGAGCATGGAAATATTCAAGGTGTGGTCACGCTGTTACAGGATGTAACGCGATTCAAAGACCTTGACCGGATGAAATCCGAGTTTATTGCAACGGTTTCTCATGAACTTCGCACACCGTTGACGTCATTAAGCATGGGCATCGATATCCTTTCTCAGGAAGTTGTGGGATCCGTGAACCAGCGCCAAAAAGATCTTCTTGTGGCTGCGAAAGATGATTCTGAACGACTGCGAAAATTGGTAAAAGAATTGCTGGATCTTTCCAAGCTTGAATCCGGCAAATATGAAATGAAAAAAGAACTTATAGATTTCCGCCGGCTTGTGGCGGACGCCGTGCGACCGCTGCGTCTTCCGTTTGAGGAAAAACAGATTCACCTAGAGCTTGCTATTCCGGAACATCTCCATGCGCTTTCTGCCGATCCCCATCAGCTTACCTGGGTTGTCACGAACTTATTGAGTAATGCACTTCGTTACACCGATACAGGCGGCAAAGTTCAGTTGACTGCCAAGGAAGAGAAAGATGGACTTTTTGTAACCGTTGCCGATACGGGGCATGGAATTCCACAAGAGAATTTAGAAACAGTTTTTGATAAATTTGTACAAGTGAAAAGCTCAACTGAGACAACACCGGGCAGCGTTGGATTGGGGTTGGCAATTGCTCGAGAAGTAGTAGAAGCCCACGGTGGACGAATCTGGGTAGAAAGTCAGATAGGAGTTGGCAGCACATTTTTCTTCACTCTTCCTACCGTACTGCAGGCCGAGGTATAA
- a CDS encoding sigma-54 dependent transcriptional regulator, with protein MQQQKPKILVVDDEKNILNTIGICFESIGIDATLCAKPQDVLHLLQEHVFDIAFVDLKMSPMDGIEVLAEIKQYSPNTTVIIMTAHGSVDTAVVAIKKGAHDYLQKPFDFEELKLFTQKVLAHHQLVHEVAELREELASLQGSGEIITRNRAMIEQLDIAARVAESTISILVEGESGTGKELVAHYIHQKSNRADKPFVKVNCAAIPEQLLESELFGHVRGAFTGALKDRQGRFEMADGGTIFLDEIGELSSSIQSKLLRVLQTKDFERVGENITRKVDVRVISATNRNLDEALKEGSFREDLFYRLNGVRIKLPSLRERPEDVPLLIHHFLNKISKDRDIKISTDADKVLKTYRWSGNVRELENVIERAALLAANGVIEPAHLPEEIRARIETNALSLEETEKVQIKKVLQIAKDYDEAARILGVDRKTLLNKRKKFGL; from the coding sequence ATGCAGCAGCAAAAACCAAAAATACTTGTTGTCGATGACGAGAAAAATATTCTCAATACAATCGGTATCTGTTTCGAATCGATCGGTATTGATGCAACGCTCTGTGCGAAACCGCAGGATGTATTGCACTTACTGCAGGAACATGTATTTGATATAGCTTTTGTCGATCTAAAAATGTCGCCCATGGATGGTATTGAAGTCCTTGCTGAGATAAAACAGTATTCGCCCAACACGACTGTTATTATTATGACAGCCCATGGCTCGGTCGATACAGCTGTCGTCGCGATCAAAAAAGGGGCGCACGATTATCTACAGAAACCCTTCGATTTTGAGGAATTGAAACTATTCACACAAAAAGTTCTTGCACATCATCAGCTTGTTCATGAAGTAGCTGAACTTCGCGAAGAACTTGCCTCCTTGCAGGGCAGCGGTGAAATCATCACACGGAACCGTGCAATGATTGAACAGCTTGACATTGCAGCGCGTGTTGCAGAAAGTACCATTAGCATTCTGGTTGAAGGAGAAAGCGGCACAGGAAAAGAATTAGTAGCGCATTACATCCACCAGAAAAGCAATCGTGCCGATAAACCGTTTGTCAAAGTGAACTGTGCCGCAATTCCAGAACAGCTATTAGAGAGCGAACTATTTGGCCATGTGCGCGGTGCATTTACCGGCGCGTTGAAGGATCGGCAGGGCCGGTTTGAAATGGCAGACGGCGGAACAATCTTCTTAGATGAAATTGGGGAGTTGTCATCATCCATCCAATCGAAACTCTTGCGTGTTCTGCAGACGAAAGATTTCGAGCGTGTTGGTGAAAATATAACGCGCAAAGTGGACGTGCGAGTAATTTCTGCAACAAATCGCAATTTGGACGAAGCATTGAAAGAAGGAAGTTTCCGCGAAGATCTCTTCTACCGCTTGAATGGAGTCCGGATAAAACTTCCTTCGCTTCGAGAACGGCCGGAAGACGTGCCGCTGCTCATCCATCATTTTCTCAATAAAATTTCAAAAGATCGTGACATCAAAATTTCAACGGATGCTGACAAAGTTCTGAAAACGTATCGTTGGAGCGGCAATGTTCGGGAATTGGAAAACGTCATCGAGCGCGCAGCGCTTCTTGCAGCAAATGGCGTCATCGAACCAGCACATTTGCCGGAAGAGATTCGCGCAAGAATTGAAACAAATGCCCTCTCTTTGGAAGAAACTGAAAAAGTACAAATCAAAAAAGTTCTTCAGATTGCAAAAGATTACGATGAAGCCGCTCGCATTCTTGGCGTAGATCGAAAGACCTTGCTGAACAAACGCAAGAAATTTGGATTATAA
- a CDS encoding STAS domain-containing protein, translated as MSTKLTTLNNLEIAVLEPRGSLIGGEETDDLKAKAKDLVEQGNKKLVLDLGSITYMNSSGIGALVGIHSMYQKVSGKISLCNVAKGVQNVFVITKLTSVFNVEEDRQQAINSLK; from the coding sequence ATGTCAACAAAACTTACAACACTCAATAATTTGGAAATCGCTGTGCTGGAGCCGCGTGGTTCGCTGATTGGCGGTGAAGAGACGGACGATTTAAAAGCCAAAGCCAAAGATTTAGTGGAACAAGGAAATAAAAAACTTGTGCTTGATCTTGGCAGCATTACGTATATGAATAGTTCCGGAATAGGTGCGCTCGTCGGCATCCATTCTATGTATCAAAAAGTGTCTGGCAAAATCAGCCTCTGCAACGTTGCAAAAGGGGTTCAAAATGTTTTTGTCATTACAAAGCTCACGAGTGTTTTTAACGTAGAAGAAGATCGTCAGCAGGCGATCAATAGTCTTAAGTAG